Sequence from the Pseudophaeobacter arcticus DSM 23566 genome:
GATAGCGGAACCTGTGCAGATACAGCCCGGATTGCGCAGGCTGCAGAACCACAACCGGCACACGGGTATAGCCATTGGCACCAATTTTGTTGAACCAGGCATATCGGCGAAAATCAAACCCTCCCGGCTCGCTTGGGCCCTGGGGAGGCATCAAATGGGCAGTGGTGGCCACGGTTGCCCCCACCGCCGGGCTGTTGCTGCCAGCGGCCAGCGTCAACCGCACCCGTGCGGGACGCTTCCCAGGTGCCACACGCGCCAGCCGCACATGATCCAGGGTCACTCTAACGGCGCCACTACTGGCGCGATCCATGGCGATGACCCGCCCCTCGACCGGGCCATAGTAGCGAAACGACAGCACCGGCGCCTGCACGAGAGAGGTCCGTAACTGGGCCGCAGAAAAGCCCAGGCCAATGAGGAGGATCGCCCAGGCAACAATCGCCCGGGCATCCCGGCAACGGGTCAGAGGCAGTGCCACGAGCAGGGTCAAAGCCAGCAGACACAAAGCAAAAATACCCGGGTCGCTGCGCAGCAGAAAGAACCACCCGATGCCAAGCCCGAGACAAACCGGGATCCAAGGCATCAACGATCCACGCTGCGCCAACAGGGCCTGATCAATGCGCAACAAGATCTGCAAGGTTGCTCCGGCTTCCGCGCCTCGGTACACAGGCAGAAAATCCGGCTCATTTTTGGTTTCCAAAGGCAGATCACCTCATGTCCAAACCCGTCGTCACACGCTTCGCCCCCTCTCCTACAGGCTATTTGCACATTGGTGGCGCCCGTACCGCCCTGTTTAACTGGCTTTTTGCGCGCGGCCGCGGTGGCAAGTTTCTTTTGCGTATCGAAGACACCGATCGTGCGCGCTCCACGCCCGAGGCAACGGCCGCTATCTTGCAAGGCATGAACTGGCTGGGTCTGGATCATGACGGCGAAATTGTCAGCCAGTTTGAAGGCGCTAAACGCCATGCCGAGGTCGCAGAACAGCTGCTGGCCGAGGGTAAGGCCTATAAATGTTTCGCCACCCAGGACGAAATTGCAGCTTTTCGGGATGCCGCAAAAACTGAGGGAAAATCAACGCTCTATCGCTCCCCCTGGCGGGACGCCAACGCCGAGAGCCACCCGGATGCCCCCTATGTGATCCGCATCAAGGCCCCGCAGGAGGGGGTCACGGTGATCCAGGATCAGGTGCAGGGCGATGTCACGATTCAGAACAACCAGCTGGATGACATGATTCTGCTGCGCTCAGACGGCACGCCGGTCTACATGCTGGCGGTGGTGGTTGATGATCACGATATGGGCGTGACCCATGTGATCCGGGGCGACGATCATTTGAACAATGCAGCCCGCCAGATGGTGATCTATGATGCGATGGGCTGGGATATTCCGGTCTGGGCCCATATTCCACTGATCCACGGGGCGGATGGCAAAAAGCTCTCCAAACGCCATGGCGCGCTTGGCGCCCAGGAATATCAGGCCATGGGCTACAGCGCTGCGGGGATGCGGAACTATCTGGCCCGCCTGGGCTGGAGCCATGGTGATGACGAATTTTTCACTGATGCCCAGGCACAGGAGTGGTTCGGGCTTGCGGCCATTGGCAAAAGCCCGGCCCGATTTGACACAAAAAAGCTGGAGAACCTGTCGGGACAACATATTGCTGTTAGCGATGACGCTGCACTGCGGCAAGAAATTCAGGAATACTTGATCGCTGCTGGAAAAACACCGCTAGATGACGTAAAGTCAGCAAATCTTGAACGTGCGATGTATTGCCTCAAGGACCGGGCCAAAACTTTCCCTGACCTGCTTGAAAAAGCTCATTTTGTTCTGACATCCCGGCCAGTTGAACCAGATGAAAAAGCCGCCAAGGCACTGGCAAATGTATCCGACGGTATACTGGCTCAATTGACGCCGCAGTTGCAAAGTGTTAGCTGGACCCGTGACGATCTTGAGGCGCTTTTCAATACATTTGCAGAAGCCCATGACACCAAGTTCGGCAAACTGGCCGCCCCCCTGCGGGCCGTGTTGGCCGGTCGCGCCGCAACACCGTCGGTGTTTGACATGATGCTGATCCTGGGCCGCGAAGAAACAATGGCCCGGCTCAACGACGCCACAGGCTACCCCTGTCCTTAACTGGTCAGTAAGCCTGTTTCTATACGACCTCACCTGCGCGATCCGCGCGCAGGTTCTGCCTGCACCGTGCCCGGGAGGAAATTCCGGGTATTCGTGCCTGATACAGGAAGGGACATCTATGACCGAGACACAGAAGACCGCAAAGCTCAGCCTGAATGGCCAAGACTATGAGCTTCCCATTTTCTCGCCAACCGCCGGCCCTGATGTTCTAGACATCCGCAAACTCTATGCCCAGGCCGGCGTTTTTACCTATGATCCGGGCTTCACCTCGACCGCCAGCTGCGACAGCACCATCACCTTTATTGATGGTGGCAAGGGCGAGCTGCTGCACCGAGGCTACCCGATTGATCAGCTGGCCTCGCAGTCGCACTACCTGGAAGTCTGTTATCTGCTGCTTTATGGTGAGCTACCAACTGCGACACAGCTGGAAGATTTTGAAGCCCGTGTGACCCGTCACACCATGGTGCATGAGCAAATGCACAATTTCTTCCGTGGGTTCCGCCGCGATGCGCATCCAATGGCAACCCTGGTTGGCGTTGTGGGGGCGATGTCTGCCTTCTATCACGATTCCACCGATATTTCCGATCCCTGGCAGCGCGAAGTGGCCTCGATCCGTCTGATCGCCAAACTGCCGACAATTGCAGCCATGGCCTATAAATATTCCATCGGTCAGCCTTTTGTGTACCCACGCAACGACCTGGAT
This genomic interval carries:
- the gltX gene encoding glutamate--tRNA ligase translates to MSKPVVTRFAPSPTGYLHIGGARTALFNWLFARGRGGKFLLRIEDTDRARSTPEATAAILQGMNWLGLDHDGEIVSQFEGAKRHAEVAEQLLAEGKAYKCFATQDEIAAFRDAAKTEGKSTLYRSPWRDANAESHPDAPYVIRIKAPQEGVTVIQDQVQGDVTIQNNQLDDMILLRSDGTPVYMLAVVVDDHDMGVTHVIRGDDHLNNAARQMVIYDAMGWDIPVWAHIPLIHGADGKKLSKRHGALGAQEYQAMGYSAAGMRNYLARLGWSHGDDEFFTDAQAQEWFGLAAIGKSPARFDTKKLENLSGQHIAVSDDAALRQEIQEYLIAAGKTPLDDVKSANLERAMYCLKDRAKTFPDLLEKAHFVLTSRPVEPDEKAAKALANVSDGILAQLTPQLQSVSWTRDDLEALFNTFAEAHDTKFGKLAAPLRAVLAGRAATPSVFDMMLILGREETMARLNDATGYPCP